The following proteins are encoded in a genomic region of Arachis stenosperma cultivar V10309 chromosome 4, arast.V10309.gnm1.PFL2, whole genome shotgun sequence:
- the LOC130973128 gene encoding E3 ubiquitin-protein ligase BOI-like produces MAVDATYMNNLLPSQLLVNREIIRPNIQQQQQNQVLNNNSAMYNNAPQMNSALVPSNNQQQSVMQFFYQSNNNVCDPNNKTDSGLTFHQNNNNMVSLQRKRSRDLFISELFTEQQHKKQQQQQPPPFINQDVLFQFQNQTQSEIDRVLAHHTEKVRMEMEEQKIRQSRLILSLLQETMAKKLKEKDEEIQRMEKLNMALQERVKSLCVENQVWKELAHTNETTANYLRTNLEQILAHVGTGAGTDDHRHGGADDDAESCCGSNDDILNKNEKKCGSAEEETAATAAVGGGGGGGEGVSRMCKSCGVRESIVLLLPCRHLCLCTMCGSSVRNCPVCDSGMDASVHVNLS; encoded by the exons ATGGCTGTTGATGCCACTTACATGAATAATCTCTTGCCTTCTCAGTTACTTGTTAACAG GGAAATAATCAGACCTAATATTCAACAACAGCAGCAGAACCAGGTCTTGAATAATAATTCAGCTATGTACAATAATGCTCCTCAGATGAATTCAGCTTTGGTTCCAAGcaacaatcaacaacaatcTGTGATGCAATTCTTCTACCAATCCAACAACAATGTCTGCGATCCAAATAACAAAACAGATAGTGGCCTCACTTTCCATCAAAACAATAACAACATGGTTTCTCTCCAAAGGAAGCGTTCCAGAGACTTATTCATATCCGAATTATTCACAGAACAACAACACaagaaacaacaacaacaacaaccaccaccCTTCATCAACCAAGATGTTCTCTTCCAATTTCAGAACCAAACTCAATCCGAAATCGACCGTGTACTCGCCCATCAT ACAGAGAAGGTGAGAATGGAGATGGAAGAACAGAAGATTCGGCAATCTCGGCTTATCCTAAGCCTGTTACAAGAAACAATGGCGAAGAAGCTGAAAGAAAAAGACGAAGAGATTCAGAGAATGGAGAAACTGAACATGGCGCTTCAAGAGAGAGTTAAGAGCCTCTGCGTAGAGAACCAAGTATGGAAGGAACTCGCTCACACAAACGAGACAACAGCCAATTATCTCCGAACAAACCTCGAACAGATCCTCGCACATGTCGGCACCGGCGCCGGCACCGACGACCACCGTCACGGCGGCGCCGATGACGACGCAGAGTCATGCTGTGGGAGCAATGATGATATTCTTAACAAGAACGAAAAAAAGTGTGGTTCGGCGGAGGAGGAGACGGCGGCGACGGCGGCGGTTGGCGGCggcggaggaggaggagaaggggTTAGTAGGATGTGTAAGAGTTGTGGGGTTCGAGAATCAATAGTGCTGTTACTGCCATGTAGGCATTTGTGTCTTTGCACAATGTGTGGGTCCAGTGTTCGGAATTGCCCTGTTTGTGACTCTGGCATGGATGCTAGTGTTCATGTTAATCTCTCTTAG
- the LOC130973450 gene encoding O-fucosyltransferase 23-like — protein sequence MEVLLKFFGGTANSVTCKCMVLFVTVLILRLLLFPSFPSFDGIEWTNIVYIRNNHPPLLGSEFGIRKNKFLEVPQIVWGLNNQKIAFARACLTARMLNRTLLMPSLSASLFYKEIDLLKPISFDKVFQFDAFNTICSGFVQLGQYSDVLNVTKVLEMQKGSGRKWTLERDLSQLREHSQGSIDDHEVIRIVGKNPFLWHDHWPVKDYAKVFECLHLVDEISEEADRVVSRIREVGREAREGINASESSSFRPMPYVAVHMRIEIDWMIHCKKLEQRLNTNQICSSREEIMERVRNIADLKAPVVVYLAVADKLLNDSSILEHWGEGILPFEKKKLGVDGIYKKYPYLIQSAIDYEVCLRADIFVGNSFSTFSSLIVLERTQKMMKIGATSMCGNDARWPSYAYNIPSGEESNGPMKWNTNMSDSSLQAISYGTNHISC from the coding sequence ATGGAAGTGTTGTTGAAGTTCTTTGGTGGTACTGCAAATTCAGTTACTTGCAAATGCATGGTTTTGTTTGTTACTGTTTTGATTCTTAGATTACTTCTCTTTCCTTCCTTCCCTAGTTTTGATGGGATTGAATGGACCAACATTGTGTATATCCGCAACAACCATCCGCCATTGTTGGGTTCTGAGTTTGGAATTAGGAAAAACAAGTTCTTGGAAGTTCCTCAGATTGTGTGGGGATTGAACAACCAGAAGATTGCATTTGCAAGGGCTTGTCTTACTGCTAGAATGCTGAATAGAACTCTTTTGATGCCTAGCCTTAGTGCCTCTTTGTTTTACAAAGAAATTGACCTCTTAAAGCCGATTTCCTTTGACAAAGTGTTCCAATTCGATGCGTTTAACACAATTTGTAGCGGTTTTGTTCAATTAGGCCAGTACTCGGATGTGTTAAATGTAACAAAAGTCCTTGAAATGCAGAAAGGAAGTGGAAGGAAGTGGACATTGGAAAGAGATTTATCACAATTGAGGGAGCATAGCCAGGGCTCGATCGATGACCACGAGGTAATTCGGATTGTTGGGAAGAATCCCTTTTTGTGGCATGATCATTGGCCTGTGAAGGATTATGCAAAGGTTTTCGAATGCTTGCATTTGGTAGATGAGATTTCTGAAGAAGCAGATAGAGTTGTGTCTAGGATTAGAGAAGTTGGAAGAGAGGCAAGGGAAGGCATTAATGCTTCTGAGAGTTCTTCATTTCGGCCCATGCCATATGTTGCCGTCCACATGAGGATAGAAATTGATTGGATGATTCATTGCAAGAAATTAGAGCAGAGATTGAACACAAACCAAATATGCAGTAGCAGGGAAGAGATAATGGAAAGAGTTAGGAACATTGCCGATTTGAAGGCTCCGGTCGTTGTTTATCTCGCGGTAGCCGATAAGCTCCTTAATGATTCTTCCATATTAGAACATTGGGGAGAAGGCATTCTTCCCTTTGAGAAGAAGAAGCTTGGTGTTGATGGAATTTATAAGAAGTATCCATATCTAATTCAATCTGCAATCGACTATGAAGTGTGTTTGAGGGCTGATATCTTTGTTGGAAACAGTTTCTCCACATTTTCAAGCCTTATAGTTCTTGAAAGAACACagaagatgatgaaaattgGAGCCACAAGCATGTGTGGAAATGATGCAAGATGGCCTTCTTATGCTTACAATATACCATCCGGAGAAGAATCAAATGGACCTATGAAATGGAATACAAATATGTCTGATTCAAGTCTTCAAGCAATCAGCTATGGCACCAACCACATTTCTTGTTGA